A part of Candidatus Coatesbacteria bacterium genomic DNA contains:
- the rplJ gene encoding 50S ribosomal protein L10, protein MNREEKKAVVEELTKLFQDADFVFFVNPIGQTVEQTTTLRQNLFTKQGRMRVVKNTLTWRALDGAERGDYRDLVAGPTALALGESPVDTAKTLVDFTKEKENEDALEIRGGWMYGKRLDYDAIIELSKCPPLPDMRAKVLSTFLAPAQKLVGLLSATYGGFVRVVKAHADELEQ, encoded by the coding sequence GTGAATCGTGAGGAGAAGAAAGCGGTCGTCGAGGAGCTGACCAAGCTCTTCCAGGATGCCGATTTTGTCTTCTTCGTCAATCCGATCGGCCAGACCGTCGAGCAGACGACGACGTTGCGCCAGAACCTGTTCACCAAACAGGGACGGATGCGCGTCGTCAAGAACACCCTGACCTGGCGCGCCCTGGACGGCGCGGAGCGTGGGGATTACCGCGATCTGGTCGCCGGGCCGACGGCCCTCGCCCTGGGCGAAAGCCCCGTCGATACGGCCAAGACCCTGGTGGATTTCACGAAGGAGAAGGAAAACGAGGACGCCCTGGAGATTCGGGGCGGGTGGATGTACGGCAAGCGCCTGGACTACGACGCTATCATCGAGTTGTCCAAGTGTCCGCCGCTGCCCGATATGCGGGCCAAGGTCCTGTCGACCTTCCTGGCCCCGGCCCAGAAACTGGTCGGACTGCTCAGCGCGACCTATGGTGGATTTGTGCGTGTGGTCAAGGCCCACGCCGACGAGCTTGAACAGTAG
- the rpoB gene encoding DNA-directed RNA polymerase subunit beta, producing the protein MFTERISYGKLSTPRELPNLLQVQRDSFRNFLQDDVPPSKRLRQGLQYAFERVFPIEDPSGVFRLEFKRYKLDLPKYEVEECKDRDMTYGAPLKVAFLLHVYSVDRKHKQDRQLIDIREETLYLGELPIMTDSGTFIINGAERVVVSQLHRSPGVFFKEDVQAGGRKLYSSRIIPVRGSWLDFSIDANDIMYLSIDRKRKMLITTFLRALGYASNAEILSIFAAGDPVPVADKERIIGGALATKIFDPLSDDPEELLFEYGTLIDDEVYEDLVEAGVHHVRLLPDLIPVGDAERLVGQISLEDIVDESTGELLVEADREITPEAYARITEAGVEAVRVIPDPEGVDFNVVRRTLEKDNMPSKVESALRVYTLLRPGEPPNTEAAVKFFNTLFFNVRRYDLGDVGRKKLDDKLGLDIPLEEHRLDRDDIIETCRYLLKLRSGESGVSTDDIDHLGNRIVLSVGELLEDVCHVGISRLERVARDRMAVQEPGRCMPSDLINSKPLTGAIKEFFGSSALSQFMDQVNPLSELTHKRRVSALGPGGLSRDRATFEVRDVHYTHYGRLCPIETPEGPNIGLINSLSSYARINRFGLIETPYRKVVDGRVTDEIEYLSAIDEENTIVAQANTALNDDGTMVEDEVMARQQSEFLKVAPGKVDYMDVSPKQVISVSTALIPFLEHDDANRALMGSNMQRQAVPLMTTEPPLVGTGVEAKTARDSGVLVKARRRGTVAYVSAEKIVIETEVEDEYTGLNQRDTYRLHRYVRSNQDTCINQKPIVRRGDVVEVGDVIADGQATADGELALGRNILVAFLPWFGYNFEDAIVISEELVREDFFTSIHIEEYEIECRDTNLGREEITADIPNVSADSLRHLDSNGIIRIGAEVHPGDILVGKVAPKGETELTPEEGLLRAIFGEKAKDVRDASLKAPPGLDGKVIGLKIFSRKSKERAETLTDAEEELIEDFKKHKEEELHRLEKDEGYALKNILVERWPELKVTEAKPRAEEIRERWERFTSTGDMEEIEMGEVTLDEDFVERVEVNLDRYQELKARVDLQTKIKIDRIERGDELPPGIYSIVKVYIARKSRLSVGDKMAGRHGNKGVIARIVPLEDMPYMPDGTPIQMVLNPLGVPSRMNVGQIMETHVGWAAKSKGIKVATPVFEGATEDEIKDLLEEAGLPRSGKITLYDGKTGEAFDSEVTVGFHYMLKLSHLAEEKIHARSIGPYSLVTQQPLGGRAQMGGQRFGEMEVWAVEAYGAAHTLRELLTVKSDDVPGRSKTYEAIVKGENTPEPGIPESFNVLRRELMGLCLNMELEE; encoded by the coding sequence ATGTTCACCGAGCGTATCTCCTACGGCAAGCTGTCCACCCCGCGTGAGCTGCCCAACCTGCTCCAGGTGCAGCGCGACAGTTTCCGTAACTTCCTCCAGGACGACGTCCCGCCCTCCAAGCGCCTGCGTCAGGGTCTGCAATACGCCTTCGAACGCGTCTTCCCCATCGAGGATCCCTCCGGCGTTTTCCGGTTGGAGTTCAAGCGCTATAAACTCGATCTGCCCAAGTACGAGGTCGAGGAGTGCAAGGACCGGGACATGACCTACGGCGCGCCGCTGAAGGTCGCCTTCCTGCTCCACGTCTATTCGGTGGATCGCAAGCACAAACAGGACCGGCAGCTGATCGACATCCGTGAGGAGACCCTCTATCTGGGCGAGCTGCCGATCATGACCGATTCGGGCACCTTCATCATCAACGGGGCCGAGCGCGTCGTGGTCAGCCAGTTGCACCGTTCACCGGGCGTTTTCTTCAAGGAGGACGTCCAGGCCGGCGGGCGCAAGCTCTACAGCTCCCGCATCATCCCCGTGCGCGGTTCCTGGCTCGATTTCTCCATCGACGCCAACGACATCATGTACCTGTCGATCGACCGCAAGCGCAAGATGCTGATCACTACCTTCCTGCGCGCCCTGGGGTACGCCTCCAACGCCGAGATCCTCTCCATCTTCGCCGCCGGCGACCCCGTACCCGTCGCCGACAAGGAGCGCATCATCGGCGGCGCCCTGGCCACCAAGATCTTCGACCCCCTCTCCGATGATCCCGAGGAGTTGCTGTTCGAGTACGGCACCCTGATCGACGACGAGGTCTACGAGGATCTCGTCGAGGCCGGTGTGCATCACGTCCGCCTGCTGCCCGACCTGATCCCCGTCGGCGACGCCGAGCGTCTGGTGGGGCAGATCTCCCTCGAGGACATCGTCGATGAGTCGACGGGCGAGCTGCTCGTCGAGGCCGACCGCGAGATCACTCCCGAGGCTTACGCCCGGATCACCGAGGCCGGCGTCGAGGCCGTCCGCGTGATCCCCGATCCCGAGGGGGTCGATTTCAACGTCGTCCGCCGGACCCTGGAGAAGGACAACATGCCCTCCAAGGTCGAGTCCGCCCTGCGGGTCTACACCCTGCTGCGTCCCGGCGAACCGCCCAACACCGAGGCCGCGGTCAAGTTCTTCAACACCCTGTTCTTCAACGTCCGTCGCTACGACCTGGGCGATGTGGGGCGCAAGAAACTCGACGACAAGCTGGGCCTCGATATCCCCCTCGAGGAGCACCGCCTGGACCGCGACGACATCATCGAGACCTGCCGCTACCTGCTCAAGCTACGCTCCGGGGAGAGCGGCGTCTCCACCGACGACATCGACCACCTGGGCAACCGGATCGTCCTGAGCGTCGGCGAGCTGCTGGAGGACGTCTGCCACGTCGGCATCAGCCGACTGGAGCGGGTGGCCCGGGACCGGATGGCGGTCCAGGAGCCCGGACGCTGCATGCCCTCGGACCTGATCAATTCCAAGCCGCTGACCGGCGCCATCAAGGAGTTCTTCGGTTCATCGGCGCTGTCCCAGTTCATGGACCAGGTCAACCCCCTCTCCGAGCTGACCCACAAGCGCCGCGTCTCGGCCCTGGGGCCCGGCGGTCTGTCCCGCGACCGGGCCACCTTCGAGGTCCGCGACGTCCACTACACCCATTACGGCCGGCTGTGCCCCATCGAGACGCCGGAAGGCCCCAACATCGGCCTGATCAACTCCCTGTCGTCCTACGCCCGCATCAACCGCTTCGGCCTGATCGAAACCCCCTACCGCAAGGTCGTCGACGGTCGGGTGACCGATGAGATCGAGTACCTGTCGGCCATCGACGAGGAAAATACGATCGTCGCCCAGGCCAACACCGCCCTCAACGACGACGGCACGATGGTCGAGGACGAGGTGATGGCCCGTCAACAGAGTGAGTTCCTCAAGGTGGCGCCCGGGAAGGTCGACTACATGGATGTCAGCCCCAAGCAGGTGATCAGCGTCTCCACGGCCCTGATCCCCTTCCTGGAGCACGACGACGCCAACCGAGCCCTGATGGGTTCCAACATGCAGCGCCAGGCCGTGCCCCTGATGACCACGGAGCCACCCCTGGTGGGTACCGGCGTCGAGGCCAAGACGGCCCGCGATTCCGGCGTCCTCGTCAAGGCCCGCCGTCGGGGAACGGTGGCCTACGTCTCCGCTGAGAAGATCGTCATCGAAACCGAGGTCGAGGACGAGTACACCGGCCTCAACCAGCGCGACACCTACCGGCTGCACCGCTACGTGCGCTCCAATCAGGACACCTGTATCAACCAGAAGCCGATCGTGCGCCGGGGCGACGTCGTCGAGGTCGGCGACGTGATCGCCGACGGCCAGGCGACGGCCGACGGCGAGCTGGCCCTGGGGCGCAACATCCTGGTCGCCTTCCTGCCCTGGTTCGGCTACAACTTCGAGGACGCCATCGTCATCAGTGAGGAGTTGGTGCGCGAGGACTTCTTCACCTCGATCCATATCGAGGAGTACGAGATCGAGTGCCGGGATACCAACCTGGGCCGCGAGGAGATAACCGCCGACATCCCCAACGTCTCCGCCGACAGCTTGCGCCACCTCGATTCCAACGGCATTATCCGCATCGGCGCCGAGGTGCACCCCGGAGACATCCTCGTCGGTAAGGTGGCCCCTAAGGGCGAGACCGAGCTGACCCCGGAGGAGGGTTTGCTGCGGGCCATCTTCGGCGAGAAGGCCAAGGACGTCCGCGACGCCTCGCTCAAGGCCCCGCCGGGTCTCGACGGCAAGGTCATCGGGCTGAAGATCTTCAGTCGCAAGTCCAAGGAGCGGGCCGAGACCCTGACCGATGCCGAAGAAGAGCTGATCGAGGACTTCAAGAAGCATAAAGAGGAGGAGCTCCACCGCCTGGAGAAGGACGAGGGTTACGCCCTGAAGAACATTCTCGTCGAGCGCTGGCCCGAGCTCAAGGTCACCGAGGCCAAGCCCCGGGCCGAGGAGATCCGCGAGCGCTGGGAGCGTTTCACCTCCACCGGCGACATGGAGGAGATCGAAATGGGCGAGGTGACCCTCGACGAGGACTTCGTCGAGCGCGTCGAGGTCAACCTGGATCGTTACCAGGAGCTCAAGGCCCGCGTCGATCTACAGACCAAGATCAAGATCGACCGCATCGAACGCGGCGACGAGCTTCCTCCCGGGATCTACTCCATCGTCAAGGTCTACATCGCCCGCAAGAGCCGTTTGTCGGTGGGCGACAAGATGGCCGGGCGCCATGGCAACAAGGGCGTCATCGCCCGGATCGTGCCCCTGGAGGACATGCCCTACATGCCCGACGGCACGCCGATCCAGATGGTCCTCAATCCCCTGGGCGTGCCCAGCCGGATGAACGTCGGCCAGATCATGGAAACCCACGTGGGCTGGGCGGCCAAATCCAAGGGCATCAAGGTGGCCACCCCGGTCTTCGAGGGGGCCACCGAGGACGAGATCAAGGACCTGCTCGAGGAGGCCGGTCTGCCCCGCTCCGGCAAGATCACCCTTTACGACGGCAAGACCGGTGAGGCCTTCGATTCCGAGGTTACCGTCGGCTTCCACTATATGCTCAAGCTCAGCCACCTGGCCGAGGAGAAGATCCACGCCCGCTCCATCGGCCCGTACAGCCTGGTGACCCAGCAGCCCCTCGGCGGCCGCGCCCAGATGGGCGGCCAGCGCTTCGGCGAGATGGAGGTCTGGGCCGTCGAGGCCTACGGCGCCGCTCACACCCTGCGCGAGCTGCTGACCGTCAAGAGCGACGACGTCCCCGGCCGCTCCAAGACCTACGAGGCCATCGTCAAGGGCGAGAACACCCCGGAGCCGGGCATCCCGGAGAGCTTCAACGTCCTGCGCCGCGAGCTGATGGGCCTCTGCCTCAACATGGAACTCGAGGAGTAA
- the rplL gene encoding 50S ribosomal protein L7/L12, whose amino-acid sequence MSKDEIKEALSQMTVLELVELVKELEEEWGVSAAAPVAVAAGAAAGGGEAAAEEEQTEFDVILSSFGDKKIQVIKEVRSLTSLGLQEAKKLVEGAPTAIKEGVEKEEAEQIKEKLEAVGAIVEIK is encoded by the coding sequence ATGTCCAAGGATGAAATCAAAGAGGCCCTGAGCCAGATGACCGTGCTCGAACTGGTCGAGCTGGTCAAGGAGCTCGAAGAGGAGTGGGGCGTCAGCGCCGCCGCCCCCGTGGCCGTCGCCGCCGGCGCCGCCGCCGGTGGCGGTGAGGCCGCCGCCGAGGAGGAGCAGACCGAATTCGACGTCATCCTCTCCAGCTTCGGCGACAAGAAGATCCAGGTCATCAAGGAGGTCCGCTCCCTGACCAGTCTGGGTCTGCAGGAAGCCAAGAAACTCGTCGAAGGTGCCCCCACCGCCATCAAGGAAGGCGTGGAGAAGGAAGAGGCCGAGCAGATCAAGGAGAAGCTCGAAGCCGTCGGCGCCATCGTCGAGATCAAGTAA